From Streptomyces chrestomyceticus JCM 4735, one genomic window encodes:
- the pdxH gene encoding pyridoxamine 5'-phosphate oxidase has protein sequence MLQDVAVHPADTPTPDPLDPSAMRAQYRAEGLTEAELAPSPYDQFARWFKEAATSGLHEPNAMVVSTADAAGRPSSRTVLLKRFDEHGFVFFTNYSSRKGRDLAENPYVSLLFPWHPLARQVIVTGTAARIGRDETAAYFRTRPHGSQLGAWASDQSTPVASRAELERAYDDLAARYPEGEQVPAPPHWGGVRVVAEAVEFWQGRENRLHDRLRYEREGSGEGWSVVRLAP, from the coding sequence ATGCTGCAAGATGTGGCCGTGCACCCCGCCGACACGCCCACCCCGGACCCGCTCGATCCCTCCGCCATGCGGGCGCAGTACCGCGCCGAGGGACTGACCGAGGCAGAACTCGCCCCCAGCCCCTACGACCAGTTCGCCCGCTGGTTCAAGGAGGCGGCCACCAGCGGACTGCACGAGCCGAACGCGATGGTCGTCTCGACCGCCGACGCCGCGGGCCGTCCCAGCTCAAGGACCGTACTGCTCAAGCGGTTCGACGAGCACGGCTTTGTCTTCTTCACCAACTACAGCAGCCGCAAGGGCCGCGACCTGGCGGAGAACCCGTACGTCTCGCTGCTCTTCCCCTGGCACCCACTGGCCCGGCAGGTCATCGTGACCGGCACGGCCGCCCGCATCGGCCGCGACGAGACCGCCGCGTACTTCCGCACCCGCCCGCACGGCTCCCAGCTCGGCGCCTGGGCCAGCGACCAGTCCACGCCGGTCGCCTCCCGCGCCGAACTGGAACGCGCCTACGACGACCTGGCCGCCCGCTACCCCGAGGGCGAGCAGGTGCCGGCGCCGCCGCACTGGGGCGGCGTACGGGTCGTCGCGGAGGCCGTCGAGTTCTGGCAGGGCCGGGAGAACCGCCTGCACGACCGGCTGCGGTACGAGCGCGAGGGCTCGGGGGAGGGCTGGTCCGTCGTACGGCTGGCGCCCTGA
- a CDS encoding citrate synthase 2 has translation MSDFVPGLEGVVAFETEIAEPDKEGGALRYRGVDIEDLVGKVSFGNVWGLLVDGSFNPGLPPAEPFPIPVHSGDIRVDVQSALAMLAPVWGLKPLLDTDVETARDELARAAVMALSYVAQSARGQGLPMVPQKEIDKAGTIVERFMKRWRGEPDPKHVAAVDAYWTSAAEHGMNASTFTARVIASTGADVAAALSGAVGAMSGPLHGGAPSRVLGMIEEIERTGDATAYVKQALDRGERLMGFGHRVYRAEDPRARVLRRTARELGAPRFEVAEALEKAALEELHNRRPDRVLATNVEFWAAIVLDFAEVPAHMFTSMFTCARTAGWSAHILEQKRTGRLVRPSAKYVGPGPRGPESVEGYTLPA, from the coding sequence ATGTCCGACTTCGTACCCGGACTCGAAGGAGTCGTCGCGTTCGAGACGGAGATCGCCGAACCGGACAAGGAAGGCGGCGCGCTGCGCTACCGGGGCGTCGACATCGAGGACCTGGTCGGCAAGGTCTCCTTCGGGAACGTGTGGGGGCTGCTGGTCGACGGGTCGTTCAACCCGGGGCTGCCGCCGGCCGAGCCGTTCCCGATCCCCGTCCACTCGGGTGACATCCGGGTGGACGTGCAGTCCGCGCTGGCCATGCTCGCGCCGGTGTGGGGCCTGAAGCCGCTGCTGGACACCGACGTGGAGACCGCCCGCGACGAGCTGGCGCGGGCGGCGGTCATGGCGCTGTCGTACGTCGCGCAGTCGGCGCGCGGGCAGGGCCTGCCGATGGTGCCGCAGAAGGAGATCGACAAGGCCGGCACGATCGTGGAGCGCTTCATGAAGCGCTGGCGCGGTGAGCCGGACCCCAAGCATGTCGCGGCGGTCGACGCGTACTGGACGTCGGCGGCCGAGCACGGCATGAACGCCTCCACCTTCACGGCCCGCGTCATCGCCTCGACCGGCGCCGACGTGGCGGCCGCCCTGTCGGGCGCGGTCGGCGCGATGTCCGGGCCGCTGCACGGCGGGGCCCCGTCCCGGGTCCTCGGCATGATCGAGGAGATCGAGCGGACCGGGGACGCGACGGCGTACGTGAAGCAGGCGCTGGACCGCGGCGAGCGGCTGATGGGCTTCGGCCACCGGGTGTACCGCGCCGAGGACCCGCGGGCCCGGGTGCTGCGGCGCACCGCCCGTGAGCTGGGCGCGCCGCGCTTCGAGGTGGCGGAGGCGCTGGAGAAGGCGGCTCTGGAGGAGCTGCACAACCGGCGTCCGGACCGGGTCCTGGCGACGAACGTGGAGTTCTGGGCGGCGATCGTGCTGGACTTCGCGGAGGTCCCGGCGCACATGTTCACATCGATGTTCACCTGTGCCCGCACGGCGGGCTGGAGCGCGCACATCCTGGAGCAGAAGCGCACGGGCCGTCTGGTCCGGCCGTCGGCCAAGTACGTCGGCCCCGGCCCGCGCGGGCCGGAGTCGGTGGAGGGTTACACGCTGCCCGCGTGA
- a CDS encoding VOC family protein, with amino-acid sequence MNLVSLRVITDDVARLVAFYESVTGVPAAWATPEFAELVTPVGTLAIAGSRTVALFGEDTARAAANHSVITEFRVADVDAEHRRLASLGRTFVQEPTTMPWGNRSLLLRDPDGNLVNLFTPVTEDAVRRQERPARHAGSV; translated from the coding sequence ATGAACCTCGTCTCCCTCCGCGTGATCACCGACGACGTCGCCCGCCTCGTCGCGTTCTACGAAAGCGTCACCGGCGTCCCGGCGGCCTGGGCGACCCCCGAATTCGCCGAACTCGTGACGCCGGTGGGCACGCTGGCGATCGCCGGCAGCCGCACGGTGGCCCTCTTCGGCGAAGACACCGCGCGGGCCGCCGCCAACCACTCGGTGATCACCGAGTTCCGCGTCGCCGACGTCGACGCGGAACACCGGCGGCTGGCGTCCCTCGGCCGCACCTTCGTCCAGGAGCCGACCACCATGCCGTGGGGCAACCGGTCGCTGCTCCTCCGGGACCCCGACGGCAACCTGGTCAACCTCTTCACGCCGGTCACCGAGGACGCCGTACGGCGCCAGGAGCGCCCGGCCCGTCACGCGGGCAGCGTGTAA
- a CDS encoding helix-turn-helix transcriptional regulator yields MTTSTTARVLALLEILQGGGTRTVPELAARLGVDERTVRRYVAHLLDLDIPVDAVRGRYGGYRLAPGYRMPPLMLTDEEALAVLLGLLSGQRGGPGAVSGASAAAGESAAAKVRRVLPVALRRRLEALLETADFTDRPRPATPPQAAVLLELAEAVRGRRPVAFAYTDRKGNDSARTVLPYGLVAHSGRWYLTGPGRDGGEMRIFRLDRITSVRPLSGSFEVPDGFDPAATVLDHLSRTPWTHDVSLRVRSSIEYLRDRLPAGVAALSEDGSGDGPGGGSGDGPDGEPGDGTADGPGWVHVRIRAERLDWLPPVLAALDRPFVIERPAELRDLVRALARRLTTYADADADGQPYDGG; encoded by the coding sequence GTGACCACTTCGACCACCGCCCGGGTGCTCGCCCTGCTGGAGATCCTTCAGGGCGGCGGCACCCGTACCGTCCCCGAGCTCGCCGCCCGCCTCGGCGTCGACGAGCGCACCGTCCGCCGCTACGTCGCCCACCTGCTGGATCTCGACATCCCCGTCGACGCGGTACGCGGCCGCTACGGCGGCTACCGGCTCGCCCCCGGCTACCGCATGCCCCCGCTGATGCTCACCGACGAGGAGGCCCTGGCCGTACTGCTCGGCCTGCTCTCGGGGCAGCGCGGCGGTCCGGGGGCCGTCTCAGGGGCCTCCGCGGCGGCCGGTGAGAGCGCCGCGGCGAAGGTGCGGCGGGTGCTCCCCGTGGCCCTGCGGCGGCGGCTGGAAGCGCTGCTGGAGACGGCCGACTTCACCGACCGGCCGCGTCCCGCCACGCCTCCGCAGGCGGCGGTGCTGCTCGAACTCGCCGAGGCGGTACGCGGGCGGCGGCCGGTGGCGTTCGCGTACACCGACCGCAAGGGCAACGACAGTGCCCGTACCGTCCTGCCGTACGGGCTCGTGGCGCACTCCGGGCGGTGGTACCTGACCGGGCCCGGCCGGGACGGCGGGGAGATGCGCATCTTCCGGCTGGACCGGATCACCTCGGTCCGCCCGCTGTCCGGTTCGTTCGAGGTTCCGGACGGTTTCGACCCGGCGGCGACCGTCCTCGACCATCTGTCCCGTACGCCGTGGACCCATGACGTGTCGTTGCGCGTCCGGAGCAGCATCGAGTACCTGCGTGACCGGCTCCCGGCCGGGGTCGCCGCGCTGTCCGAGGACGGGTCCGGCGACGGTCCCGGGGGCGGATCGGGCGACGGGCCCGACGGCGAGCCCGGTGACGGAACCGCCGACGGGCCCGGCTGGGTCCACGTCCGCATCCGGGCCGAACGGCTGGACTGGCTCCCGCCCGTACTGGCCGCGCTGGACCGCCCGTTCGTCATCGAACGCCCCGCCGAGCTGCGGGACCTCGTACGCGCCCTGGCCCGCCGCCTCACCACGTACGCGGATGCCGACGCCGACGGACAGCCCTACGACGGCGGCTGA
- a CDS encoding TetR/AcrR family transcriptional regulator — translation MGTVTPARSPKEPQQERSRATRRALLEAAVSCLAERGWSGSTVSVVAERAGVSRGAAQHHFRTREDLFTAAVEHVAEKRQSALKAVAHDLPPAGSAARTRIVVEEIVSLYTGPLFRAALHLWVAASDEEPLRDRVTALEARVGREAHRTAVGLLGADESVSGVRETVQGLLDMSRGLGLATLLTDDKPRRDRVVTQWARILDTVLNGGGQPPS, via the coding sequence ATGGGCACGGTGACCCCCGCGCGCAGCCCCAAGGAACCGCAGCAGGAACGCAGCCGCGCCACCCGCCGCGCGCTCCTGGAGGCGGCCGTCTCCTGCCTCGCCGAGCGCGGCTGGAGCGGCAGTACGGTCTCCGTCGTCGCGGAGCGGGCCGGCGTCTCGCGGGGGGCCGCCCAGCACCACTTCCGCACGCGGGAGGACCTGTTCACGGCGGCTGTCGAACACGTCGCGGAGAAGCGTCAGAGCGCGCTCAAGGCCGTCGCGCACGATCTTCCGCCCGCCGGGTCCGCGGCCCGTACCCGCATCGTCGTCGAGGAGATCGTCAGCCTCTACACGGGCCCGCTCTTCCGTGCCGCCCTCCACCTGTGGGTGGCCGCCTCCGACGAGGAGCCGCTCCGGGACCGGGTCACCGCCCTGGAGGCCCGGGTCGGTCGCGAGGCGCACCGTACGGCGGTCGGCCTCCTGGGTGCGGACGAGTCGGTTTCCGGCGTCCGCGAGACCGTACAGGGGCTGCTCGACATGTCCCGGGGGCTCGGCCTCGCCACGCTCCTCACGGACGACAAGCCGCGCCGTGATCGCGTGGTGACGCAGTGGGCGCGCATTCTGGACACGGTGTTGAACGGAGGCGGTCAGCCGCCGTCGTAG